The following coding sequences are from one Microbacterium wangchenii window:
- a CDS encoding DMT family transporter: MLPWLGWEAVTGTIAVPSDARGLLSILILALVVTAPTLVLFNYGAERVPAAISGVSTAAIPAFGYAFALVLGEPLDPVKAIGGAVALAGVVIATLATPGAEPSPPGSGLPEPAELAPDEPDVTPRG; this comes from the coding sequence ATGCTGCCCTGGCTGGGCTGGGAGGCGGTGACGGGCACGATCGCCGTGCCCTCTGATGCACGCGGACTCCTCAGCATCCTCATCCTCGCGCTCGTGGTCACCGCGCCCACGCTGGTGCTGTTCAACTACGGCGCCGAGAGGGTGCCCGCTGCCATCTCCGGCGTCTCGACCGCTGCCATCCCGGCGTTCGGGTACGCTTTCGCCCTCGTCCTGGGCGAGCCGCTGGACCCGGTCAAGGCGATCGGCGGCGCCGTGGCCCTCGCCGGGGTGGTCATCGCGACACTCGCGACGCCCGGGGCGGAACCGAGTCCACCCGGATCGGGATTGCCCGAACCCGCCGAGCTGGCCCCGGACGAACCGGACGTCACGCCCAGAGGGTGA
- a CDS encoding VOC family protein codes for MSTTLNPYLSFRDTARAAMEFYRSVFGGELAIDTFAAYDMGQDPAENDLVMHAQLDTPGGFTLMASDTPRSLPYAPPAGFAVSLSGDDDSELEGYWHALSDGGAITMPLETPPWGGRFGMLTDRFGVDWMVSIAPRN; via the coding sequence ATGTCCACGACACTGAACCCCTACCTGTCCTTCCGCGACACCGCGCGCGCTGCGATGGAGTTCTACCGCTCCGTCTTCGGCGGCGAGCTCGCGATCGACACCTTCGCGGCGTACGACATGGGTCAGGACCCCGCCGAGAACGATCTGGTGATGCACGCCCAGCTGGACACCCCCGGGGGGTTCACCCTCATGGCCTCGGACACGCCGCGGTCGCTGCCCTACGCTCCTCCGGCAGGGTTCGCGGTGTCGCTCAGCGGGGACGACGACTCGGAGCTCGAGGGCTACTGGCATGCGCTCAGCGACGGCGGCGCGATCACGATGCCGCTCGAGACGCCGCCGTGGGGCGGCCGATTCGGCATGCTTACCGACCGCTTCGGCGTCGACTGGATGGTCTCGATCGCACCGCGGAACTGA
- a CDS encoding DNA-3-methyladenine glycosylase family protein translates to MRPTGVRVRASAPPRAPRDPRPSSPAPRETVYRPRHPLDLARAVLAQRHGAHDPAMTTAGGVIWRASRTPEGIATLALREGPGGTVRGAAWGPGAEWALAQLPDLCGARDDPGDFDPSRHALIAEAHHRHPGLRIGRTDRVFDSLASAVMEQKVTALQAFSAWRRILTWCGERAPGPTPRPMFAPPDLDGWRRIPSWTWHRAGLEPPQSRTIVDAAARADSLERASIAAADAAAREAVLTSVRGVGVWTSAETRIRAFGDPDAVSVGDYHLAHHVGYALTGHRVDDDGMLELLAPWAGQRQRAIRLIYASGVIEPRRGPRVHPEDHRAR, encoded by the coding sequence ATGAGGCCGACAGGAGTGCGCGTACGGGCGTCCGCCCCACCGCGCGCCCCGCGCGATCCGCGTCCGTCCTCCCCCGCGCCACGGGAGACGGTCTACCGTCCGCGTCACCCGCTCGACCTGGCGCGCGCGGTGCTCGCGCAGCGCCACGGCGCGCACGATCCCGCCATGACGACGGCCGGCGGCGTCATCTGGCGCGCGAGCCGGACACCGGAGGGCATCGCGACCCTGGCGTTGCGCGAGGGTCCCGGCGGCACCGTGCGCGGTGCGGCGTGGGGCCCGGGCGCCGAGTGGGCCCTCGCCCAGCTCCCCGACCTCTGCGGAGCCCGGGACGACCCGGGCGACTTCGACCCGTCGCGCCACGCGCTCATCGCCGAGGCCCACCACCGCCACCCCGGACTGCGGATCGGTCGCACCGACCGCGTCTTCGATTCCCTGGCGAGCGCGGTCATGGAGCAGAAGGTCACCGCACTGCAGGCCTTCTCGGCGTGGCGCCGCATCCTCACGTGGTGCGGCGAGCGCGCGCCGGGCCCGACGCCCCGCCCGATGTTCGCGCCGCCGGACCTGGACGGCTGGCGCCGCATCCCCTCCTGGACGTGGCACCGCGCGGGCCTCGAGCCCCCGCAGTCGCGCACGATCGTCGACGCCGCCGCCCGGGCGGACTCCCTCGAACGCGCGAGCATCGCCGCCGCCGACGCAGCGGCCCGCGAGGCGGTGCTTACGAGTGTGCGCGGCGTGGGGGTGTGGACGAGCGCCGAGACCCGCATCCGCGCGTTCGGCGACCCGGACGCGGTGAGCGTGGGCGATTACCACCTCGCGCACCACGTCGGATACGCCCTGACCGGCCACCGCGTGGACGACGACGGGATGCTCGAGCTCCTCGCCCCCTGGGCGGGGCAGCGTCAGCGGGCCATCCGCCTCATCTACGCCAGTGGCGTCATCGAGCCGCGGCGCGGGCCGCGCGTGCACCCCGAGGACCACCGGGCCCGATGA
- a CDS encoding DMT family transporter has product MAARGWPIAAIGASVILWSFAYVLSGWALETGSPAVLSVSRFGLALVVLIPLAVRRPAFVRTLRQPRTILLGLTGVTLYYSLANIGLLFTTPGTAALVVSLLPVLTAIAAVVMIGERLSLRTVIGLILASLGVALVAASGFRFDLGVVLNIGALAVTPSTRCCCVATGGDRMLRTRCRWPPPPACGAPRSCCPGWAGRR; this is encoded by the coding sequence GTGGCGGCGCGCGGGTGGCCGATCGCGGCGATCGGGGCGTCGGTGATCCTGTGGTCGTTCGCCTACGTGCTGTCGGGCTGGGCCCTGGAGACCGGATCGCCCGCCGTCCTGTCGGTGAGTCGCTTCGGTCTCGCACTCGTCGTGCTCATTCCTCTCGCCGTGCGGCGCCCCGCCTTCGTGCGCACGCTGCGTCAACCCCGCACGATCCTGCTGGGCCTCACCGGCGTCACGCTCTACTACTCCCTCGCCAACATCGGCCTGCTCTTCACGACCCCCGGCACGGCGGCGCTCGTGGTCTCGCTGCTGCCGGTGCTCACGGCGATCGCCGCCGTCGTGATGATCGGGGAACGGCTGTCGTTGCGTACGGTCATCGGCCTGATCCTGGCCTCCCTCGGCGTCGCCCTCGTCGCCGCATCCGGATTCCGCTTCGACCTCGGCGTCGTGTTGAACATCGGGGCGCTGGCAGTTACGCCGTCTACACGGTGCTGCTGCGTCGCGACGGGGGGCGACCGGATGCTCCGGACGCGCTGTCGCTGGCCACCGCCACCGGCGTGTGGGGCACCGCGCTCATGCTGCCCTGGCTGGGCTGGGAGGCGGTGA
- a CDS encoding aldo/keto reductase: protein MPGIPSVPLNDGTAFPELGLGTYNLRGEAGVTAMVSALEAGYRLLDSAVNYENEAEVGEAVRRSGIPRDEILVTTKIPGRDHGYDEATASARRSLDAMGLDRIDLYLIHWPNPSVDKYVDTWRAMIDLRAAGSVRSIGVSNFTEPMLRRLVEETGVVPAVNQVELHPYFPQDQLRAVHAELGIRTESWSPLARRSELLGESVVKEVAEAHGVTPTQAVLRWHVQAGSTPIPKSGDAQRQRENADVFGFELTADEVDALSGLRRGRLWDADPDTHEEM, encoded by the coding sequence ATGCCAGGCATCCCCAGCGTTCCCCTCAACGACGGCACCGCCTTCCCCGAGCTCGGGCTTGGCACCTACAACCTGCGCGGCGAAGCGGGCGTGACCGCGATGGTCTCCGCGCTGGAGGCGGGCTACCGCCTGCTCGATTCGGCCGTGAACTACGAGAACGAGGCCGAGGTGGGCGAGGCGGTCCGCCGCAGCGGCATCCCGCGCGATGAGATCCTCGTCACGACCAAGATCCCCGGCCGTGACCACGGCTACGACGAGGCGACGGCCAGCGCACGGCGGTCCCTGGACGCGATGGGCCTGGATCGCATCGACCTGTACCTCATCCACTGGCCGAACCCCAGCGTCGACAAGTACGTCGACACCTGGCGGGCGATGATCGACCTGCGGGCAGCGGGGTCGGTGCGCTCGATCGGGGTCTCGAACTTCACCGAGCCGATGCTGCGCCGCCTCGTCGAGGAGACCGGCGTCGTGCCGGCGGTGAACCAGGTGGAGCTGCATCCGTACTTCCCGCAAGACCAGCTGCGCGCCGTGCACGCCGAACTCGGCATCCGCACCGAGAGCTGGAGCCCGCTCGCGCGCCGCAGCGAGCTGCTCGGCGAATCGGTCGTGAAAGAGGTCGCCGAGGCCCACGGCGTGACGCCCACCCAGGCGGTGCTGCGGTGGCACGTGCAGGCGGGCTCCACGCCCATCCCCAAATCGGGCGACGCGCAGCGGCAACGGGAGAACGCCGACGTGTTCGGCTTCGAGCTCACCGCCGACGAGGTCGACGCCCTCTCCGGGCTGCGCCGGGGCCGCCTGTGGGACGCCGACCCAGACACGCACGAGGAGATGTAG
- a CDS encoding SDR family oxidoreductase, with amino-acid sequence MAGGTGAVGRHAVAALRAAGHEPVVISRGRGVDVRSTAGLDAALEGVDAVIDALSVETLDGAESVEFFRETTQNLLAAEARAGVGHHVALSIVAIDHAPFGYYAGKVAQEELVGVGEIPWTILRAAQFHEFAAQMYDRAKVGPLRVAPRMRTQPVAAREVGDALAAIAVASPAGRVPDLAGPREESLVRMVRAYARAIGSHGWIPAVPVPGAFGRAQRDGSLLPDASATLGRETFDQWLAGLRPPR; translated from the coding sequence GTGGCCGGGGGTACCGGCGCGGTCGGACGCCATGCCGTCGCGGCGTTGCGTGCGGCCGGACACGAGCCGGTGGTGATCTCGCGCGGCAGGGGCGTCGACGTGCGGAGCACCGCAGGGCTGGATGCGGCGCTGGAGGGCGTGGATGCGGTGATCGATGCGCTCAGCGTCGAGACGCTGGACGGCGCGGAGTCGGTGGAGTTCTTCCGCGAGACGACGCAGAACCTCCTCGCCGCAGAGGCACGGGCGGGAGTGGGGCATCACGTGGCCCTCTCCATCGTCGCGATCGACCACGCCCCGTTCGGGTACTACGCCGGAAAGGTCGCGCAGGAGGAGCTCGTCGGAGTCGGCGAGATCCCGTGGACGATCCTCCGGGCGGCGCAATTCCACGAATTCGCCGCGCAGATGTATGACCGCGCGAAGGTCGGACCGCTGCGCGTCGCGCCGCGGATGCGGACGCAGCCGGTCGCCGCGCGCGAGGTCGGTGACGCCCTGGCTGCGATCGCGGTCGCGAGCCCGGCGGGGCGGGTTCCTGATCTCGCCGGCCCGCGTGAGGAGAGCCTTGTGCGCATGGTGCGGGCTTACGCCCGCGCGATCGGTTCGCACGGGTGGATCCCCGCGGTGCCGGTGCCTGGGGCCTTCGGCCGCGCGCAGCGCGACGGATCGCTCCTGCCCGACGCCTCCGCCACGCTCGGACGCGAGACGTTCGATCAGTGGCTCGCCGGGCTCCGCCCGCCCAGGTGA
- a CDS encoding GNAT family N-acetyltransferase, whose product MTPVQTARLTLRPFTTDADDLAFVFDMYSRMEVQRYLGRNPRVLTDPAEARALVGRWASLEDGALGVRAITTHRGDRLGVLLLKRIPWSADAAAPGKPEDIEIGWHLHPDAWGSGYAAEAAAAVLAEAWAAGIPRIVAVTNPANVASQGVCRRIGMRALGPTDRYYDTTCELFELVAPAAGGARADG is encoded by the coding sequence ATGACCCCGGTGCAGACCGCGCGGCTGACGCTGCGCCCGTTCACGACGGATGCGGACGATCTCGCGTTCGTCTTCGACATGTACTCGCGGATGGAGGTCCAGCGCTACCTCGGACGGAATCCGCGCGTGCTGACCGACCCGGCTGAGGCTCGCGCCCTGGTCGGCAGGTGGGCGAGCTTGGAGGACGGCGCGCTCGGGGTCCGGGCGATCACGACCCACCGCGGTGACCGGCTGGGGGTCCTGCTGCTCAAGCGCATCCCCTGGTCTGCGGATGCTGCGGCACCGGGAAAGCCCGAAGACATCGAGATCGGCTGGCACCTGCATCCCGACGCGTGGGGCTCCGGGTACGCTGCGGAAGCCGCCGCCGCGGTGCTGGCGGAGGCGTGGGCGGCCGGGATCCCGCGCATCGTCGCGGTGACGAACCCCGCCAACGTCGCCTCGCAGGGCGTGTGCCGCCGCATCGGGATGCGCGCGCTCGGCCCGACCGACCGGTACTACGACACGACGTGCGAGCTGTTCGAGCTCGTGGCGCCGGCAGCCGGAGGCGCACGCGCTGACGGCTAG
- a CDS encoding GNAT family N-acetyltransferase yields MPQIHRAAVADIDPITLYRILWLRVSVFVVEQEAAYPEIDGRDIERGAELMWIAEGPEVAATLRILRDEGGMRIGRVATAAPARGRGYAGDLMRAAVARCAELAPDLPIALDAQMQLEDWYARFGFVRSGEPFEEDGIPHIPMRRS; encoded by the coding sequence GTGCCTCAGATCCACCGAGCAGCCGTCGCCGACATCGACCCGATCACGCTCTACCGCATCCTGTGGCTGCGGGTGAGCGTCTTCGTCGTCGAGCAGGAGGCCGCCTATCCCGAGATCGACGGGCGCGACATCGAGCGGGGAGCCGAACTCATGTGGATCGCGGAGGGACCGGAGGTCGCCGCGACACTGCGGATCCTCCGCGACGAGGGCGGAATGCGCATCGGGCGGGTGGCCACCGCCGCGCCGGCGCGGGGGCGCGGGTACGCCGGCGACCTCATGCGCGCCGCCGTGGCACGGTGCGCCGAGCTCGCGCCGGACCTGCCCATCGCCCTGGACGCGCAGATGCAGCTCGAGGACTGGTACGCCCGCTTCGGCTTCGTCCGCTCGGGCGAGCCGTTCGAGGAGGACGGCATCCCGCACATCCCGATGAGGAGATCATGA
- the sigJ gene encoding RNA polymerase sigma factor SigJ: MFDVETERSQLTAMAYRMLGTVADAEDAVQETYARWFRMPEDDRAAIRSPGAWLGRTVGRVCLDVLGSARMRHEHYVGEWLPEPVPAHSDLVTGARSGEDPLDVSVRNDAVSTALLLVLEALTPAERVAFVLHDVFDLSFAEIAAAIGRSEAATRQLASSARRHIRDRRARMASREHHDALVQAFAVASLTGDYHAVVSVLAPDVVLHSDGGGVVSAARRPVLGADRVARFLLGLPHLQPGTVLEPVATPDGLGFLARTASGQVHSVWTAGVEGGRVTDVWIMVNPAKLTLWA, encoded by the coding sequence GTGTTCGACGTGGAGACGGAGCGGTCGCAACTGACGGCGATGGCGTACCGGATGCTGGGCACCGTCGCCGACGCCGAAGACGCCGTGCAGGAGACCTATGCGCGCTGGTTCCGGATGCCCGAGGACGACCGGGCCGCGATCCGCTCTCCCGGCGCGTGGCTCGGGCGCACGGTCGGCCGCGTGTGCCTGGACGTGCTCGGCTCTGCGCGCATGCGGCACGAGCACTACGTCGGGGAGTGGCTGCCCGAGCCGGTGCCGGCGCACTCGGATCTGGTGACGGGGGCCCGCTCGGGCGAAGACCCACTGGACGTGTCGGTGCGCAACGACGCCGTGAGCACGGCGCTGCTGCTGGTGCTGGAGGCCCTGACCCCCGCCGAACGCGTGGCTTTCGTGCTGCACGACGTGTTCGATCTGAGCTTCGCCGAGATCGCCGCCGCCATCGGCCGATCCGAGGCGGCCACGCGCCAGCTGGCGTCCTCCGCACGGCGTCACATCCGGGACAGGCGCGCGCGGATGGCCTCGCGCGAACACCACGACGCCCTCGTGCAGGCGTTCGCGGTGGCGTCGCTGACCGGCGATTACCACGCCGTCGTGAGCGTGCTGGCCCCCGATGTCGTGCTGCACTCCGACGGCGGCGGAGTCGTGTCGGCGGCGCGGCGACCCGTGCTCGGCGCTGACCGGGTGGCCCGGTTCCTGCTCGGGCTCCCGCATCTTCAGCCCGGGACCGTCCTCGAGCCGGTCGCGACGCCGGACGGCCTCGGGTTCCTCGCGCGCACGGCGAGCGGGCAGGTGCACAGCGTGTGGACGGCGGGCGTCGAAGGCGGCCGGGTCACCGACGTGTGGATCATGGTCAACCCCGCGAAGCTCACCCTCTGGGCGTGA